A region of Lycium barbarum isolate Lr01 chromosome 1, ASM1917538v2, whole genome shotgun sequence DNA encodes the following proteins:
- the LOC132641198 gene encoding protein cornichon homolog 4-like — MEDVWAWLLFFFILISLVVMLVFQLMCLSDLEFDYINPYDSASRINGVVVPEFITQGVLCLLYLITGHWFMSLLCVPYMYYNYRLYTRRQHLVDVTEIFNLLNWEKKQRLFKLGYIVLLLFISLFWLIYSALEDDEESL, encoded by the exons ATGGAAGATGTATGGGCATggcttctcttcttcttcattctcATTTCCCTCGTCGTCATGCTTGTTTTTCAG CTGATGTGCTTATCAGATCTAGAGTTTGATTATATCAACCCATACGACTCTGCATCTCGTATAAATGGAGTTGTTGTACCTGAGTTCATCACACAAGGAGTTCTGTGCTTGCTCTATCTGATAACAGGGCATTGGTTTATGTCACTTCTATGTGTTCCATATATGTACTACAATTACAGATT GTACACGAGAAGGCAGCACCTTGTTGATGTTACAGAGATTTTTAATCTGCTTAATTGGGAAAAGAAACAGAGGCTTTTCAAACTAGGCTATATCGTCCTTCTCCTCTTCATATCATTATTTTG GTTGATTTACAGTGCCTTGGAAGATGATGAAGAGTCTCTATAG